A DNA window from Microcoleus sp. AS-A8 contains the following coding sequences:
- a CDS encoding helix-turn-helix transcriptional regulator, translated as MVILSGELKSNIETAETSKHSGKNFKEIHSKNSQQASWLQVIIEGLVDGVLVLTQQGEWVYANECGRQICHQISPEQSQQNFVPPAIWHVCELLLDHLDPFAEKEIVINNEIKLTNSANFRIRVRWLVLEESACPYLLVTIEDQHQARKMQAMADAQKYRLTRREAEVWSLHQSKLSYKEIADQLYITLNTVKKHIKNIYAKQQ; from the coding sequence ATGGTCATTCTCAGTGGTGAACTCAAGAGCAATATCGAAACAGCCGAAACATCAAAGCATTCAGGAAAAAATTTTAAAGAGATTCACTCTAAAAATTCTCAACAAGCTTCTTGGTTGCAAGTCATTATCGAAGGCTTGGTTGATGGTGTTTTGGTTCTAACTCAGCAAGGAGAGTGGGTTTACGCGAATGAGTGCGGACGTCAAATTTGCCACCAAATTTCCCCAGAGCAATCACAACAGAATTTTGTCCCACCAGCCATCTGGCATGTGTGCGAATTGTTGCTCGATCACCTCGATCCGTTTGCCGAGAAAGAAATAGTTATTAATAATGAAATCAAACTGACGAATTCAGCTAATTTTCGGATTCGAGTTCGCTGGTTAGTCTTAGAAGAAAGTGCTTGCCCTTACTTGTTGGTGACAATCGAAGACCAACATCAGGCTAGAAAAATGCAAGCCATGGCGGATGCCCAAAAATATCGATTAACTCGTCGTGAAGCAGAAGTTTGGTCACTGCATCAATCTAAGCTTTCTTACAAAGAGATTGCCGACCAGTTGTACATTACACTCAATACTGTCAAAAAGCACATCAAGAATATTTACGCTAAACAACAATGA
- the cofG gene encoding 7,8-didemethyl-8-hydroxy-5-deazariboflavin synthase subunit CofG, translated as MPIFHSRTVTYSPAYTLVPTYECFNRCTYCNFRTDSGQSPWLNLSEAQSKLRQLQTQGVCEILLLSGEVHPRSSRRAEWFKRIYDLGELALSLGFLPHTNAGPLSFEEMKALKQVNVSMGLMLEQLTPKLLQTVHRHAPSKIPGVRLQQLEWAGELRIPFTTGLLLGIGETQEDWWETLEAIARLHYTYGHIQEVILQPHSPGSQQSWDAPAFDPDQLPEVIAKAREILPADITIQIPPNLVGDTVGAIHESPLQVCLEAGARDLGGIGPKDEVNPDYPHPSAQELREILEPAGWELVPRLPIYPQYDSWLSPNLRSLVEGWRTGALPETVGEIHESPLREI; from the coding sequence ATGCCAATTTTCCACTCCCGAACCGTTACTTACAGTCCTGCTTACACTCTTGTTCCGACTTACGAGTGCTTTAATCGCTGTACTTACTGCAATTTTCGCACCGACTCAGGGCAAAGCCCTTGGTTGAACCTTTCTGAGGCACAAAGTAAGCTGAGACAGCTTCAAACTCAGGGTGTGTGTGAAATTCTGCTACTCAGTGGCGAGGTACATCCCCGATCATCACGTCGAGCTGAATGGTTCAAACGAATTTATGATTTAGGTGAACTCGCCCTGTCATTGGGATTTTTGCCCCATACCAATGCCGGCCCCCTGAGTTTTGAGGAAATGAAAGCCCTCAAACAGGTGAATGTGTCGATGGGGTTAATGCTGGAACAGTTAACGCCCAAGTTACTGCAAACTGTTCATCGTCATGCTCCCAGTAAGATACCAGGGGTGCGTTTGCAACAGTTGGAATGGGCAGGAGAATTGCGGATTCCGTTTACAACGGGGTTACTGTTGGGGATTGGGGAGACTCAAGAAGATTGGTGGGAGACGTTGGAGGCGATCGCACGGCTTCACTATACTTATGGTCATATCCAAGAAGTTATCCTGCAACCCCATAGTCCTGGAAGTCAGCAGAGTTGGGATGCTCCTGCTTTTGATCCCGACCAATTACCAGAGGTTATTGCCAAAGCGCGTGAAATTTTGCCAGCGGATATTACGATTCAAATTCCGCCGAATTTAGTCGGCGACACCGTAGGGGCGATTCATGAATCGCCCCTACAGGTATGTTTGGAGGCGGGTGCGAGGGATTTGGGGGGAATTGGGCCAAAAGATGAGGTGAATCCTGATTATCCTCATCCTAGTGCTCAGGAACTTAGGGAAATTTTAGAGCCTGCTGGGTGGGAGTTGGTGCCGAGATTGCCGATTTATCCTCAATATGACAGTTGGTTGTCACCGAATTTGAGATCGCTGGTTGAGGGGTGGCGGACTGGTGCATTGCCTGAAACTGTAGGGGAGATTCATGAATCGCCCCTACGCGAGATTTAA
- a CDS encoding ATP-binding protein: MDCRDVRGDEDVVEDLGKRMRRSERVTCQLYSGHRGAGKSTELLRLKQYLEQQKFYVVYFAADEEDIQSEDAQYTDILLACTRHLLDELNKSANPAPLLNWVKKRCQELKDLALMEISFEGMSVEGQIAQFAKLTANLRAEPTMRQQIREKVNPHTVSLIDVLNEFLNEAKQHLPNGCNQLAVIVDNLDRIVPVFQETGRTNHEEIFLDRSEQLKALDCHLIYTVPISMVYSNRATDIRDIYSDTQVLPMIMVRTPDGTVYQPGLEKIKEIIGRRVRQFAPKLSLDTEIFDSRDTLEQLCLMSGGHVRNLLLLTQDAIARTDELPISAKAVRTAITRARDTYRRTVGNEQWCLLAEISRSKRIVNDDDYRSLLFNRCLLEYRYWNQEGELDRWCDVHPLIRGIQEFKEAVAQL; encoded by the coding sequence GTGGATTGTCGCGACGTGCGGGGAGATGAGGATGTTGTGGAGGATTTGGGGAAGCGGATGCGGCGTTCTGAGCGAGTGACGTGTCAGCTATACTCCGGTCATCGAGGCGCGGGAAAATCCACCGAACTGCTCAGGTTAAAGCAATATCTGGAACAGCAGAAGTTCTATGTGGTCTATTTTGCCGCCGATGAAGAGGATATTCAATCTGAGGATGCTCAATATACCGATATTCTTTTAGCCTGTACCCGCCATCTGCTGGATGAATTAAACAAAAGTGCAAATCCAGCACCATTGTTGAATTGGGTGAAAAAACGCTGCCAAGAGTTGAAAGATTTGGCACTGATGGAGATATCGTTTGAGGGGATGAGTGTCGAGGGACAAATCGCCCAGTTTGCCAAGTTGACTGCGAATTTAAGAGCAGAACCCACGATGCGGCAACAGATTCGAGAGAAGGTGAATCCTCATACGGTTAGCTTGATTGATGTTTTAAATGAGTTTCTCAATGAGGCGAAGCAGCATTTGCCCAATGGTTGTAATCAACTGGCGGTGATTGTAGATAACTTAGATCGGATTGTGCCAGTGTTTCAGGAGACTGGACGCACGAACCATGAGGAGATTTTTCTCGATCGCAGCGAACAACTCAAAGCTTTAGATTGCCATCTGATTTACACGGTTCCTATCTCAATGGTGTACTCGAACCGTGCTACGGATATCCGAGATATCTATAGCGATACTCAAGTTTTGCCCATGATTATGGTGCGGACTCCGGATGGGACAGTCTACCAACCGGGACTTGAGAAAATCAAAGAAATTATTGGTAGGCGAGTCAGGCAATTTGCGCCTAAGTTATCTCTGGATACAGAAATCTTTGATAGTCGGGATACCTTAGAGCAACTGTGTCTGATGAGTGGGGGTCATGTGCGGAATCTGCTATTGTTGACGCAAGATGCGATCGCACGCACGGACGAGTTACCGATTTCCGCCAAAGCAGTACGCACAGCGATTACTAGAGCGAGGGATACTTATCGCCGCACGGTTGGGAACGAGCAATGGTGTTTATTAGCTGAAATCTCTCGCTCTAAGCGGATTGTTAATGATGATGACTATCGGAGTTTATTATTTAATCGCTGTCTTTTAGAATATCGTTATTGGAATCAAGAGGGTGAGTTGGATCGCTGGTGTGACGTTCACCCGCTCATTCGAGGGATTCAGGAATTTAAGGAAGCGGTAGCTCAACTTTAG
- a CDS encoding ubiquinone biosynthesis protein COQ4 yields MPFWLKIILKLAQTVNPQIYPEREFTITSEKLEELRQLPHGTLGREVANFLDHNRLNPLNSGDLIQRTHDIWHVLTGFTSSPRDEFMLQIFTRAQVFRPTSAIVVLVGWLSGMCNFQEIRQVFKMSRQAKSLIDWDIQSDWHTPLVEVRKRLNIIPLNKD; encoded by the coding sequence ATGCCATTTTGGTTAAAAATTATCTTGAAGCTTGCTCAGACGGTTAATCCTCAAATTTATCCTGAGCGAGAGTTTACAATCACCTCAGAAAAATTAGAAGAATTACGTCAGTTACCTCATGGAACCTTAGGTCGTGAAGTCGCAAATTTCCTCGATCATAACCGTTTGAATCCGCTGAATAGTGGAGATTTGATTCAGCGAACCCACGATATTTGGCATGTTCTTACAGGCTTCACCTCCTCACCCCGTGATGAATTTATGCTTCAGATCTTTACCCGTGCTCAAGTGTTTCGTCCAACGAGTGCGATAGTTGTGTTAGTGGGATGGCTAAGCGGTATGTGCAATTTCCAAGAAATTAGACAAGTCTTCAAGATGAGTCGGCAAGCCAAATCTTTAATTGATTGGGATATTCAATCCGACTGGCATACTCCACTGGTTGAAGTTCGTAAACGACTCAATATTATACCCCTTAATAAGGATTAA
- the gpmI gene encoding 2,3-bisphosphoglycerate-independent phosphoglycerate mutase, giving the protein MTQAPVSPVVLVILDGWGYREATDGNAIAAAKTPVMDSLWAAYPHTLIRTSGKAVGLPEGQMGNSEVGHLNIGAGRVVPQELVRISDAVEDGTLRDNKALLQVCQDVKNRGSKLHLVGLCSDGGVHSHIDHLLGLLDFAKSQELSNVCIHAITDGRDTQPMDGVKAIQKIEDHIQKIGVGRIVTISGRYYAMDRDRRWDRVQLAYQAITQDGMGDGRSAIEVLKASYNSNLTDEFVLPTRIDTGAVEAGDGIIFFNFRPDRARQLTQALVDPNFKGFEREQIHSLAFATFTQYDPSFPVLVAFEPQNLNNILGGVIAQHGLRQFRTAETEKYAHVTYFFNGGLELPFEGEDRELVQSPMVPTYDRAPAMSAAEVTDVAVRAIEKRIYSLVVINYANTDMVGHTGNIEASVQAVETVDRCLGRLIESINKAGGTALITADHGNAEYMRDEAGNPWTAHTTNPVPFILVEGEGLKIPGYGTEVALSSDGRLADLAPTILEILKLPQPPEMTGHSLLQPIELEVRPNRTPVRVSL; this is encoded by the coding sequence ATGACGCAAGCACCTGTCTCCCCTGTGGTGCTAGTCATCTTGGACGGCTGGGGCTACCGTGAAGCAACGGATGGAAATGCCATTGCCGCCGCCAAGACACCCGTGATGGATAGCCTCTGGGCAGCTTACCCCCATACTCTAATTCGCACTTCCGGGAAGGCTGTAGGGCTACCAGAGGGTCAAATGGGTAACTCAGAAGTGGGTCACCTCAATATTGGCGCTGGACGCGTGGTTCCGCAAGAATTAGTTCGTATCTCTGATGCCGTAGAAGATGGTACGTTGAGAGACAATAAGGCGCTACTGCAAGTCTGCCAGGACGTTAAAAATCGAGGCAGTAAGCTTCACCTGGTAGGTTTGTGTTCGGACGGTGGGGTGCATTCTCACATAGACCATCTGCTCGGATTGCTGGATTTCGCTAAATCCCAAGAACTGTCTAATGTCTGTATCCACGCCATTACCGATGGCCGTGATACCCAGCCGATGGACGGGGTTAAGGCGATTCAAAAAATTGAAGATCACATTCAAAAAATCGGTGTTGGACGCATCGTCACAATCAGCGGTCGCTACTACGCCATGGATCGAGACCGACGCTGGGATCGCGTTCAGCTAGCTTATCAGGCCATAACCCAGGATGGCATGGGAGATGGTCGCTCAGCGATTGAGGTGTTAAAAGCTTCCTATAACTCAAATCTCACAGATGAGTTTGTCCTGCCCACCCGAATTGACACGGGGGCTGTGGAAGCAGGAGACGGGATCATTTTCTTTAACTTCCGCCCCGACCGTGCGCGGCAACTCACACAAGCATTAGTTGATCCCAACTTTAAAGGATTTGAGCGAGAGCAAATCCACTCCCTCGCTTTCGCTACCTTTACCCAGTACGACCCGTCATTCCCTGTACTGGTCGCGTTTGAGCCTCAAAACTTGAACAATATTCTGGGGGGAGTGATTGCTCAGCACGGTTTACGTCAATTTCGCACGGCTGAAACCGAGAAATATGCCCACGTTACTTACTTTTTTAATGGTGGTTTAGAACTGCCGTTTGAGGGTGAGGACAGGGAACTGGTACAAAGTCCCATGGTGCCAACTTATGACCGGGCACCGGCGATGTCAGCCGCAGAAGTCACAGATGTGGCGGTAAGAGCGATTGAAAAACGCATCTACTCTCTGGTTGTGATCAACTATGCCAATACTGACATGGTCGGGCATACCGGGAATATTGAAGCCTCCGTGCAAGCGGTGGAGACGGTAGACCGATGCCTGGGACGCCTAATCGAAAGCATTAACAAAGCGGGTGGTACAGCCTTGATTACCGCAGACCACGGCAATGCTGAGTATATGCGCGATGAGGCAGGCAATCCTTGGACGGCTCACACAACCAACCCCGTGCCCTTTATCCTAGTGGAAGGGGAAGGATTAAAAATCCCCGGATATGGCACAGAAGTTGCCTTAAGCAGCGACGGGCGTTTGGCAGATCTTGCGCCGACAATCCTGGAAATTTTAAAATTACCCCAGCCGCCAGAGATGACAGGCCACTCTCTGCTACAACCCATTGAATTAGAAGTCCGGCCCAATCGAACACCCGTGCGTGTTTCTCTTTAG
- a CDS encoding tetratricopeptide repeat protein has protein sequence MSRGFKSTADFLPYRNWRSEIQGICITSEAMDWDEEIPDDPEEEYLALVCALKRKKGFGLFFVRCSQKEGKQIIERMKQDIPQKTIEVLRFIEPIDNLYNRVTKLANRDKIDILFIQGIEYSLYEYELKTFGEITELYYNNFTSVPRILSHLNQQRERFRDDFDICFVFLLCPFALKYFIQRAPDFFDWKSGVFDFPTHPEIVKEETKRLLLEGDYEEYLKLTPQERVKKIIEIQGLLAEDYQTYSYRVYLLGELGNLLVTAKEYEGAIASYDQALKIQPDDHQAWIIRGIVLFDLGRLEEAITSCDQALKIQPDDHQAWIIRGMALSNLGRLEEVIASYDQALKIKPDDHQAWNNRGYALGKLGRLEEAIASYDQALKFKPDYHQVWNNRGYALINLGRLEEAIVSYDQALKFKPDYHEVWNLRGMVLSNLGRLEEAIASYDQALKFKPDYHYAWNFRGIALKNLGRLEEAIASYNQALKIKPDYHEAWYNRGIVLGNLGRLKEAIASFDQALKIKPDYHEAWNNRGYALGNLGRLEEAIASFDQALKIKPDYHEVWNLRGMVLSKLGCLEEAIASFDQALKFKPDYHYAWNFRGIALKNLGRLEEAIASYDQALKIKPDSPNAFYNKACSYALQGNIEQAIENLQQAINLSPDEYRQMAKTDSDFDSIREDERFQMLIQ, from the coding sequence ATGAGCCGTGGATTTAAATCCACGGCGGACTTCCTTCCTTACAGGAATTGGCGGTCAGAAATTCAAGGAATTTGTATAACCTCAGAAGCAATGGATTGGGACGAGGAAATCCCTGATGACCCAGAAGAAGAATATCTTGCCTTAGTCTGCGCTCTCAAGCGGAAAAAAGGCTTTGGTTTGTTTTTCGTTCGCTGCTCCCAGAAGGAAGGGAAGCAGATAATCGAGAGAATGAAGCAGGATATTCCTCAGAAAACCATTGAGGTTTTACGATTCATTGAGCCGATTGATAATTTATACAATCGAGTTACCAAGCTCGCCAATAGAGATAAGATAGATATTCTCTTTATCCAAGGCATTGAATACTCGTTGTATGAGTACGAACTTAAGACATTTGGAGAAATTACTGAACTTTACTATAATAATTTTACCAGCGTTCCTCGGATTTTAAGTCATTTAAATCAACAGCGAGAACGGTTTCGAGACGATTTTGATATTTGCTTTGTTTTCCTGTTGTGTCCATTTGCGCTTAAGTATTTTATTCAACGCGCTCCAGATTTTTTTGATTGGAAATCTGGGGTTTTTGATTTTCCGACTCATCCAGAGATTGTAAAGGAAGAAACAAAACGCCTCCTGCTGGAAGGAGATTATGAGGAGTACCTAAAACTGACTCCTCAAGAACGGGTTAAAAAAATTATAGAAATTCAAGGTTTGCTGGCAGAAGACTATCAGACCTACAGTTATAGAGTTTATTTACTGGGTGAACTAGGTAATTTGTTGGTTACAGCGAAAGAATATGAAGGTGCGATCGCATCTTACGACCAAGCCCTCAAAATTCAACCCGACGACCACCAAGCCTGGATTATCCGGGGCATTGTGCTTTTTGATTTAGGACGACTAGAAGAGGCGATAACTTCTTGCGACCAAGCCCTCAAAATTCAACCCGACGACCACCAAGCCTGGATTATCCGGGGCATGGCGCTGAGTAATTTAGGTCGCTTAGAAGAGGTGATCGCTTCTTACGACCAAGCCCTCAAAATCAAACCCGACGACCACCAAGCATGGAACAACCGGGGCTATGCGCTGGGGAAATTAGGACGCTTAGAAGAAGCAATAGCATCTTACGACCAAGCCCTCAAATTTAAACCCGACTACCACCAAGTCTGGAACAACCGGGGCTATGCGCTGATTAATTTAGGACGCTTAGAAGAAGCAATAGTATCTTACGACCAAGCCCTCAAATTTAAACCTGACTACCACGAAGTCTGGAACCTTCGGGGCATGGTGCTGAGTAATTTAGGACGACTAGAAGAAGCAATAGCATCTTACGACCAAGCCCTCAAATTTAAACCCGACTACCACTATGCCTGGAACTTCCGGGGGATTGCGCTGAAGAATTTAGGACGATTAGAAGAAGCAATAGCATCTTACAACCAAGCCCTCAAAATCAAACCCGATTATCACGAAGCCTGGTACAACCGGGGCATTGTGCTGGGGAATTTAGGACGATTAAAAGAGGCGATAGCTTCATTCGACCAAGCCCTCAAAATCAAACCCGATTATCACGAAGCCTGGAACAACCGAGGCTATGCGCTGGGGAATTTAGGACGACTAGAAGAGGCGATAGCGTCATTCGACCAAGCCCTCAAAATCAAACCCGATTACCACGAAGTCTGGAACCTTCGGGGCATGGTGCTGAGTAAATTAGGATGCTTAGAAGAGGCGATAGCGTCATTCGACCAAGCCCTCAAATTTAAACCCGACTACCACTATGCCTGGAACTTCCGGGGGATTGCGCTGAAGAATTTAGGACGATTAGAAGAAGCGATCGCCTCTTACGACCAAGCCTTAAAAATTAAACCCGACTCCCCCAACGCTTTCTATAACAAAGCTTGCAGTTATGCTTTGCAAGGCAATATCGAGCAGGCAATTGAAAACCTGCAACAGGCAATTAATCTAAGTCCTGATGAATATCGACAGATGGCAAAAACTGACTCGGATTTTGACAGCATTCGAGAAGACGAACGCTTTCAAATGTTAATTCAATAA
- a CDS encoding peptidase, with product MTRQRLRRHRVSAWRRLLLLGVAIATSLWLILSQLQPLKAQGIASRSGEATGVKPGNQEYLLKTAELSSASASLPTPQVHPLPTPLAQWQDVTDAGDYFAEIKLTPVGYLVWSHFPVTIYVERPKEPNESSASNQRFQKWVDAVLQAVREWNIYLPLQVVTQREGADILILRERPPVQASLDRETGKFNIPRARSAQTRYEFYLRQTDKAPQEILSQRLTIQLSPHQTDHYTLATARHELGHALGLWGHSALETDIMYFSQVRHSPPISVRDINTLKRIYQQPTRVGWPLATQTRGEE from the coding sequence ATGACTAGACAAAGGTTAAGGCGTCACCGGGTTAGTGCCTGGAGACGCCTTCTACTATTAGGAGTGGCGATCGCTACAAGTCTATGGCTCATCTTGTCTCAGTTACAGCCGCTGAAGGCTCAAGGTATCGCGAGCCGTAGCGGCGAAGCGACAGGGGTTAAGCCAGGAAACCAAGAGTATCTATTAAAAACTGCGGAGTTATCTTCAGCTTCAGCTTCCCTACCCACTCCTCAGGTTCACCCGTTGCCAACACCTCTAGCACAATGGCAAGACGTGACAGACGCAGGTGATTACTTCGCTGAAATAAAACTAACTCCGGTAGGCTATCTGGTTTGGTCACATTTCCCTGTGACAATTTACGTCGAACGACCGAAAGAGCCGAATGAATCATCCGCGAGTAACCAGCGTTTCCAGAAGTGGGTTGATGCCGTATTGCAGGCTGTACGGGAATGGAATATCTATTTGCCTTTGCAGGTAGTCACCCAGCGAGAAGGCGCGGATATCTTGATTTTGCGCGAGCGCCCTCCTGTGCAAGCCTCCTTGGATCGCGAAACAGGAAAATTCAACATCCCTCGCGCTCGTTCTGCTCAAACCCGCTACGAATTTTATCTCCGTCAAACCGACAAGGCACCGCAGGAGATATTATCACAACGCTTAACCATCCAGCTAAGTCCCCACCAAACCGATCACTATACCCTAGCAACGGCACGTCACGAACTCGGTCATGCTTTGGGACTCTGGGGGCATAGTGCTTTAGAAACCGACATCATGTACTTTTCCCAAGTCCGCCATTCGCCTCCGATTTCGGTCAGGGATATTAATACCCTGAAACGGATTTATCAACAACCAACCCGTGTAGGATGGCCTTTGGCGACTCAGACTCGTGGTGAAGAATGA
- a CDS encoding helix-turn-helix transcriptional regulator — MSMLAAKLNRHLKTVERLNSSDIQLKASHAEHSKHPNLLQAIIEGFMDGVLILTEKGELIHANQRARRLCLQFSSEQLQPNLVPLPIWRICESLIDSRELFPEQTMIIEAELDTKNAEVLRVRVRWLQFEQGDTPNLLVTLENRSQSTNTTAFTEAQQYNLTPRESEVWSLRRANYSYKEIATKLYITTNTVKKHLKNVYAKQQMSDWSEKERDVS, encoded by the coding sequence ATGTCCATGTTGGCAGCTAAACTGAACCGTCACCTTAAAACTGTTGAAAGACTGAATTCTTCTGACATACAGCTCAAAGCGTCTCATGCTGAACATTCAAAACACCCTAATTTGCTGCAAGCCATTATTGAAGGCTTTATGGATGGTGTCTTAATTTTGACTGAAAAAGGAGAATTGATTCACGCGAATCAGCGTGCGCGTCGCCTTTGCCTGCAATTTTCCTCAGAGCAATTACAACCCAATTTAGTCCCTCTACCTATTTGGCGAATTTGCGAATCCTTGATCGATAGCCGCGAACTATTTCCCGAACAAACCATGATTATTGAGGCGGAACTAGACACAAAGAATGCAGAGGTTTTGCGCGTTAGGGTTCGATGGCTACAGTTCGAGCAAGGTGATACTCCTAACTTGTTAGTAACCCTTGAAAATAGGAGTCAGTCTACTAACACTACAGCGTTTACGGAGGCACAACAATATAATTTGACTCCCCGTGAATCAGAAGTTTGGTCACTCCGTCGCGCCAACTACTCTTACAAAGAAATCGCCACCAAATTGTATATTACGACCAACACCGTCAAGAAACACCTGAAAAATGTTTACGCCAAACAACAAATGAGTGATTGGAGTGAGAAAGAACGAGACGTCAGTTAG
- the secG gene encoding preprotein translocase subunit SecG has protein sequence MSIVQVIQAIWAVSALGVIVLVLLHSPKGDGIGGIGGQAQLFTSTKSAETALNRITWVFSVIFIGLTVVLSAGWLGK, from the coding sequence ATGTCGATTGTTCAAGTCATACAAGCTATCTGGGCCGTATCTGCCTTGGGTGTAATTGTTTTGGTATTGCTCCATAGTCCCAAGGGCGATGGAATTGGGGGCATCGGGGGTCAAGCCCAACTGTTTACGAGTACCAAGAGTGCAGAGACAGCCCTAAACCGGATTACCTGGGTATTTTCTGTGATTTTTATTGGTTTGACCGTGGTTTTAAGCGCGGGTTGGTTGGGCAAGTGA